The genomic region CCAACAAAAACCCAAGAACAAAAGTGCGCTTCATCGAGAGATGTTAAAATGAAAATCTTAAAATCTCAAAGAAAAGAACATAACATGAACTTGGTGTTGGAATGACTACTTGAACTAATTTCTACTTGTATATATATTAGTAGCGCTGATCAGTTATGGGGCTGGCTAACCTATAGGGAAGTAAATAACCTCAATTACACCACATGTATATTCACTATACTTAACATGCATGTTAATGCAATATCTCCACCAACTAACTGAAAGTTCAATACACATTATGACCCATGTGCTACACTTCTACCACTCTAGGAGAAGAATAAATTGATCATTTTTGACAGAGACTTAAATCTTTATCTCAGCTACACATTATATCAAACAGTTAACATGATGAATTCAGTTCACTTATTCACCTACACATTATTACATCATGGGTTACCAGTTATACGATGATAGCGGAAGTGGGTTGCAGAGTTGACAACGAAGTTGATTATATTATAAGATCGGTGACACCCCGATAAGAATGTTTAAAAGGGGATAGGTCATTTCTAAAGATGATAACGGACATCAACTTTAATCGTTTAACTGGTCAATGTATCTAGAAGAGTAATTTAGTTTATTTACGTACGATAAATGTATGATTTTACTTTAATCCCATAAGTTAAAATGCGAGGGCCTTTCTTTCCGTTTGGAGTACTGTGTTTTTTCTTTCTTACTGATGTATTACACGACAAAAAAAATTATGTATCATGAAAGCTAATAAATACCATTTATGATTCTTCTCTTGTTTAAGTAAGAGCGTTAATGGTGTACGTATTTTTTTATATTAGGACAAACCATATGAAAACATACCTAACTAAATTTAATTAGTATGGTGATTAGTGAGTTAAGTCAATGCTCGAGTTATTGTGTGTCATCAATATGTCTATTATTACCATGTGGTATAATTAAGCAAAGAAGATACATTTCTATATTTTTTTGAACAACAAATTCTTACACCAATCCGTCTTTGGCAGGGCTCGAACCTTTGAACTTAAGGGGAGGAATGGTTTTGTCAGCTAATGGTTTTGTCATTagaacccaaccacccacctcaaccagtggcggacccaggaattttttcatggaggtgcggaacatttttaaaaattttaggcccctaggtacataagtaaaaaaatcggttgtATCGGGTCGGGTCGAGTCGGGTCATATAAgccaaaagaacatcaaactaaatttatatatttgGCAAACACGTCAAACTTtgtacaaacataattaaaacgttgCCCTACGGGTtctcattttttgaaatctatccaaaatatCATATAAAGCTACTTTATTAAGCaagtctttctctatataacatacaCAACTATCACTTAAATTCTCATCCCCAATCCGATTACGCAAGTCGGTCTTCACATTCTGCATTgccgaaaaacatctttcaacgttTGCGGTTGCGACGGGTAATACGAGAACAAGCTTCAATAACCGATATAACAATGTAAAAGTTACGTGAATATTTGTTGAAACCATTAACCTTACAAGACTTGACAAACCATCCAAGTTGGCGAATTGTTTATcttttttcacaaaattaaagtAGTTTCCGAGTTGAAACGGAAGCCTTCGTTTTTCCTCTTCAATGAAATCATATGAATACTTCTCAGCTAGCTTTAGTATATTTGGAATGTCAAATGCACTAAAATTATCACAAGGACTCAAACAACTCATATAAACAAGTAGTTATGATATTACCTCATTAAAACGGTTCCCAAATTCTTGAGAAATTGCGCCATAACGTCTCTACTCATGGTTCCTATAATCCTATCACAATCAAATTGATCCATGACCATAAGTTCATCGTTCCATAACCTTTTTGTTTAATTTTAACTTTCAACCATTCAAGCAATCAAGCCCTAGAATTGTTTAATCacccctaaaaatcatctaaata from Helianthus annuus cultivar XRQ/B chromosome 10, HanXRQr2.0-SUNRISE, whole genome shotgun sequence harbors:
- the LOC110881711 gene encoding uncharacterized protein LOC110881711, producing the protein MSRDVMAQFLKNLGTVLMSAFDIPNILKLAEKYSYDFIEEEKRRLPFQLGNYFNFVKKDKQFANLDGLSSLLVLVLPVATANVERCFSAMQNVKTDLRNRIGDENLSDSCISKNENP